DNA sequence from the Syngnathus acus chromosome 5, fSynAcu1.2, whole genome shotgun sequence genome:
CAAGCGGCGACGGCTTTCCCCTTACTAACACGTCCGCTGCCTACACCTGCTTTGGCCACGTCTactaaacacacgcacacacacacacactcgcatacGTCACAACACCTTGCAAGATTTCTGGTAAGTTCACAGTAAATTTCAAAGTCCGTGTCCACATTTATTGTAAAGGCAGATTAAGCGTTAGTACGAAAGACCGTTTATTTACTGCAGTACAGTACTTTGAATCTGTAATAAGTCACACAAACAACTGTACTTCTTTCTTTCAGGATTAtcctaaaatatattttccccCAACTAAATTTGAATTGCCAATTTGTTTCATTGGTGAAAAGTTTGCAACTTTGAAAATTACCAGAATTTTGCAACcttacacacacgcgcgcacacaattTGCTGCCTAATTTACTTCCTTGCCTGTCAAGTGTGATTATTGTTATGATTACTATTCGAACTAAGTGACTTTTGCATGCAGAGCGGATATGTCCGCtgaagcctttttttcctctgtgtgtgtttaagaTGTGCTCAGGTAGCAGCTCTTTCTCCCAAGATGATGTCATGCTTGTGCTAGTAATTTGTTTAGGCATCACCTCGGTAACAgcgagtgtttttttgttttttttccccgcccTATgtacataaaggagctttagTCCACGCTCAGGTATACACACTATGAATTCCAATTGAGCTTTgtgggtttttgtttttttgccgaGGGTTGTTTCTATGAACCTAATTTCtataatttaaattaaagtCTGTATTCCTCACCATCAGTCCACTGGCCACTCTTGGCCATTTTCTCTATTCAAGGCTCTATGCACCCAAGACATTGTGTAGGTAGATGTACGCATGTGTAAAAGTCATTGATTGGCAGCATGTTTTGTTGATGTCTGGCTCGCGGTGTGGGACTTCCAATGTGGAGCTGAattccacaaaaacaaatttcccCTCTCCCTCAtcagaaatataaaatgtaaattgccATTCATGCTCAATCTGTCACCAGCATTaaagtgcatgtttttttttttttatagctatCAGACAGGTTCAATTGAGCAAGTTTTATGTTTGAGGTAAACTCTGGAATTGATATCTTTGTGATTTGTATGGCAGTGATTACTGGATACcagatttaattttaatttaagaaTTCAAATCATACCAATCAAATGATTGTCATGAAAGTattatcaaagtaaaaaaacaaaagggtcGTAATCCCCCTCCAATACTTGATTACTTCTCTCAAATTGTGTACCGCCCATACTTTGAGGTTTCTGTCGATGTCCGAAGCTCACTTTTTGAGGTGTTTTTGCGCAAGTTGAATAATCAGGCTACGTGCAAGAAAGGACTGCCCCATTTTTGTTGAACTTGCAACTCAACCGTGATTTAGATCAGTAAAAGTCCCACTTTGGAAGTCCCACTACAGAGTCCCACAGTGAGCCAGAGATCACCGATTCATTTATGCACTcaacctaaaaataaaatatagttAGCCCACTCTTGTTCTTAGCATCTTAAATATACTAAAGCATTTGTAACAAGCCACTCcgtaaaacttaaaactattTCATCTTTGAAGAtgccacttgttttttttctcttaggAAACATTTGATCTGTTCCAGGACTTGGCATGATTGTTTAGGGTAACCTTTTAAATGTTGCCCTGCATAAAATGTAAAGGAAGTAAGCCACTGTCTTTTGAAACTACAATAAAGTCAAACTGCACACCCTATGAAGACATCTGGCGCATAATGAACAGGAACATGTTGTCTTAGTCTGTTTAGCCCATGAGGCAGTTTAATACATATAGATAATATTATACATAGattttatgatttaaaaaataaaaaaagcattttttatgtCATGCACCCTATTATCCTGACATCTTTGGCGCAGCCCATCTTCAAATGTAGATTTTCGTTTCCCTTCCATGGGGGTTTTTGTGTgaggggggaaagaaaactaaaaaaaactaaaatgacaCCGTATTGCCTTTTCACACCCTTCATCCCAACAGTTCGACGCAGCCACTCTGCAACATGGCAACGTAAATGCACAAGTTGTACTTAACCTCGCGTAATGTCCGCCCGTGCTCTAATTGTTCACGACTATAACTTGTGCAAAAAATCCTGGTGGGCTATAAATGGTGTTGGTCTCCAACCAAGCattgtatgtgtgtatttgtccCGCTCCAGGCTTTCCTCTGAGGCCACCGGATTGGCAGCCAACTGATTGAGACTCCCAGTCTGCACTAAATCTCACCACCACCAACATCATCAACAAAAATCTATATTACACCTATATAACACCACTTCCTTCCTTTATTGTTAGCATCACTTCATCCACAGCctttatgattatttatttttttttaaatttgttttagtCCACCCCTGAACTAGGAATATAGGACCCCGATTTTGGGGAGATGAGATCTtaaatcaaaaatgtttttttttttttaaatttatatcTTTGTCTTGATGCCCTTTTCCAGCTTCCATGTTTCAGTGCAGCCACAAAAGAAGATTTAGATTTAGTTGTGTACAGCATAGCTTTCTTtggaaaaaatacagaatagAGTTACTCTTTTATCCccctaaaaatgtattttgttacaCATCAGAGTAGTAGATGCACATTCGATCGCTGATACGTCATAGGCACGCTCCCTATTGATGTCATTCCCCTCCATggatcatgttttgtttttgccggGCTGGGAAATTCTTTTGTCGGGGTTTTTTGAGGggggaagttttttttgttgtaaagACTGCTAAATACTTATAAAAAGACATAAAAAGttggaatatttgttttaaatggaagaagtattttttttaactaccaaAGGACAGGAGGAAGAGTGGGGCGGGAGGGGGGACACATGCAGCAGGTATGAGGCTATTacgaagaaaacaaaatgaaggcaAAGAAGGGGTCGTAAGCTAACACTAGTTTCCTGCTCTTTCCTTTGCTCAGTTCTTTGttttaatgattattatttgcaggaaaaaaggacatttgtgcacgtttttctttttctgagaCTGTAGATCTTGGGTGCCacaaatttgttaaaaaaaaataaaaatgtgaaatgctcTAAACACACTCCCTCGGCTGTTTGTCCTTTGTAATTAGCATTAAATATTACTTTTAGATGTCATAGGTGGATTGTAATGcagtattaaaaaaaggcaAGCAAATGTGAATAGTCTTCCTTGGTCATGCATCTTGCAGTAACTGCACCGTGATGCACTAGAGGGCGCTGTAGCGTTTTTACTCTGTTAGACATGCCAACTGACAGCTTTGTAATTTGCATATTTTCTTATCATAGGACAAATAGAGGTTGTCTCTGCTACTGAGAGCACCAGCCATTTAAtaggtgcgtgtgtgtgctcggAATAAAAGATGAGGAATAAAAATGGATCTCATTTTGCTAAAAATCTGCCATGTTTATTGTATCGCATTCAGTGGTTCCTCTTTACAAAACTCCTGCCGTCTAAACCATAAATATCCAATATTTATATACCAGAATCATGCTtggtttttttaatctaaaaaaaagtatatacaTCCAGAGAAATTGTCAAGTAAACGCTGCTATAGACTTTCATGAACATATTGCTTCTTCTTTGTTCACATAACTCTTTTGTTCACTTGCGTTGGGATGCGCAAGCAAGGATACATTCaactaacaaaaacaaaaaaagcttcatgTGATCCACAAGTAGAAATGTCAGCACCTTTTTTCAAACGATACAATCTCGCGTATTAgaaatttgttcattttacaCTGGCGGCTTTTCTTTATGTACATGTAGAAAATGGCAACGTAatccacaacaacacaatgtaAACATTCTTAAACACAAGTAAAGAATAAATTAAGAGACAAACAAGTGCATAAGTAGGCCAACTAAAACCTGATAGTATTCTGTAACGTGACATAGTGAGaaaccacacacactttgttcAGTCTGATCATAATCTTCATGACCAgccttgtgtgtctgtgtgtgtgtttgtgtgtgtgcgtgcgcgtgcgtgtgtgtgtgcgcgtgcgtgtgtgtgtgtgtgtgtttgataaAACGAGGCATTCAATGACCTCGTGTACGGGGTTGGGCTGGTGGTGGCTGTCACCAGTTCTGGCTGGGCTCCACGCCCGGGTGGTCCAGCTCAGCGCTGTCGCAGTCTGAGTCGTCAAAGAGAACCTTTGAGAAGAACCAAGAAAAATGGCCTTTAGTTCTGGTTTACACAGATAAACAAAATTGCTCGGTTATTCACATAGCTGCAACGAGTCTCAAGTATTTATAGggggtattttattttttttgtacattaaTGAGAACAAAAGGAGCATTGATTTCTACTGAATGTGCACCTTTGAACCTTAAGGCCGAAGGAGCACTGCCCTCAAACTCACCTCATCGTAGTTAAGCTCGTGAGTGGCCAGCTGCGTCCTGACGTGGCGGACGGCAGCTTCCTTCTCAGACAGACCGTCAGAGGCGGCGGGGTCGGCAGGGATCTCGGAGCCCTGCGAGAGGAGGTCGTCGCTTTTGTCGTCCAGACGCTCATCCGTGTTGGTGCTGACAACGTCGGGTGTGCCGCTGTGGGAGTGGTCTGTTGTATTGCCCTCCTCGCCGTCCGACACCGACAGGTTCTCTGAGCTGAACGTGGACAGCGACTGGCATTTGCTCATGCTCGCCGGCCTCCTGAGAACAAACGCAAAGGAAGCCGTATTAgtaaattgatggatggatattcaTGATAACAAGTGAAGTGAAGCGTGCTAGCAGTTTCAACATTACATACTTATACTataacataccgtattttccggactataaggcgcaccggactataaggcgcaccttcaatgaatggcccattttaaaactttgtccttatataaggcgcaccggactataaggcgcaccattaatgcatcatgtcagatttttaatccaaatcaaatcattctccattttatcttttttatttcaacttcagacgcaacaaatcacaaaataatgatccatagtctttttgattcatgattcatttacttatgattgatttcatgacataaTGCTtcaggccagtttaaatttaggaatttggtccatatataaggcgcaccggactataaggcgcactgtcggcttttgagaatattttaggtttttaggtgcgccttatagtccggaaaatacggtacttgaaaATGTGTTACTTTAGTTTGATTGAGCACACACACGAAATGTCCATCATGAGGTAGTTGAACACTTACCATCTTCTGGGTAGCTCCACCTCACTGTCCACCTcgccttcctcttcctcggaTGACACACCGCGTCTCTGTTGAAAACATTCATTCAAGAAGTCATCCAACTGTGATGAGACGTAAACGGAAGTGCTAAATGTAGTTTACTGCTGAGCTCCATCTCTACTCATCTCACCTGACTGCGTGTGACTGCTGCCCTATAGAGCAGTGCCGATGGCGTGAGGCGTTGACTCCTGGGCGAGCGTGTGATCACCGcaccctcctccttctcctcgccATCCTGAGGGAGGCGAGGGCTCCCGGTGGACGACGGCCGCCTCGCCGCCGCTCCCCTGCCGCACGGCGAGTCGGGACTACTGGCAATTGGGACGGAGGCGGCGTCTTCGCTGGGCGTGTCGCTGCGCGGCGGCGTTTCCGCCTGTTCTTCCGCCTCGACGCTCACGTCCGGGCCGGCGTCCGGGCCGCCGTCCTCTAGCCCGGCCGAGGCGCTCTGGCTGCCCGCGCGGTCCAGGCCGGGGGCGGCCTGGCCCTTCCTGCGTCCCTCCGCCTCCAGCGTAGTGGAGATGAGGTCGGGGCTAGAGGACGACATCTTCTTGAGCAGCAGGTCGTGCTGCAGGCCCCTGAGCGCGGCGCTGGGGTCCAGACGCTGCTTGCTGCTGGGGACCGACGTGGTGGCGCTGATCATGGCCAACGACGAAGACAGCGTGGCCTTCAGCTGAGCCAgctcgctgctgctgcctttGCCCGCCTTCCTGTAGCGAGGCTTCCCACGGCGGGAGCGGCCGGGCGACGTGGAGCCCTTGGTTGGGATGGTCACCTGGGTCATGGAGGAGTCCAGTTTGGGAAGGATGACTTCTGACTTGAGTAAGTCTGGCCTGAAGGACACAAAGGATGCACTTCATTCAAAAAATCTGTTAGGCTTTATCTTTGTTTTATAAACGCGTTCCTTCCAGCAATGTCCACAAGGGGTCAGTATTACCCTGCAAACAGCTTCTGGTTGTCTTCAACGTTTGGACTAGtttttcctttattattagcctcttttcatttttgtttctcagaaataTTCGAAATGTTACCTAAAACGTTGCCTGGGAAAGTTCATAATCGGTTTTATGAAGATGACATTTTGATAAAGTCTTTGCTGCTAACTGACCTTTTGCTGTGAGAAGGCAGCTTTTGAGGCACGTTGCGTTTCTTCATGAGTTTCTCCATAGAGTTGGAGGAGGCCGATTGTCTGGAACTGTGGTGCTTGAAGCAGCCCGGGTACTTTTTGTCCAGCGATTGCTCCCTCCTGAGGTAACACAGTAAATATTCACTTGATAGCCACGTCGGACAGCGCAGGTCGTCTGGAGGTGAGCTGAGCTGAGGTGAGCGTTCGTACTTGAGCAACTCCTTCTCCTTGAGCTCAAGCTGCAGCATGATGGCGTTGAGCTCCATGTAGAGATTGTTGGCTCGCTCCAGTTTCCTCTCGTAGTGCTCCCGAATGTCTAGTGCATGTCTGTGGGGTTGGAGGGAAACAATATTGACTTGAGACTAAACTTACTGCATACATCTTTATTGTACTAATTGATTACAATGATTACGATTACGGCACCCAGATTTAATCAATGATGATAATTTTGTTCGTATTTTCTGCCTTTTGCAAGATAAGGCATTCTTAGatttttatgacatttttatttatttactttctcattcatttatttattttgttatttatttttttatcaatttaatgcattaatgCAAGCATGAAAAAcagcacttgttttttttttcacattattttttcccttAAAGGGCCCTGACatgaattaaatttttttgttttttaggttTTGTGGTTTGTGACATCACTAACGTTGCCTTTTTTGGTTTGATCCCACTAACTCCGCCCTCACAATTTTTAACCCATCTCGCTGAACAGGTAGAGCAGGCCTTTTGCTTTTCTCTACATCTAAGCCACAGAAAGGCTTGTGGTTGGACTTTATGCAGCAAATATGCCAAAACCTCTCACGAGCTGTGTGTTAATTTGTGGCAAACACGAGACGAGTGTTAGTTTGTGGCAAACATTTTACTGATGACTGCCTGAGCAATTTGCGACAAATGTGGATCACATCTTTCACTTTCCCTGGGATCGATGCCAACTCTCGATGGAACAGCACCTGTTCACGTAAGTTATTTCCTTCAGTACGTGATATATTGTCACCTTCCTTTGAATTTTACCACCGTGAAGGTTGAATTCTGGCgtgtatttgcattttgcgGTCAGGGCTACACTGCAGGGGATCTGACCTCAGTTCCTCCCTGCGCCGTTTGATGAGCTCCTCATCCAAGCGGTGAAGACACGTTCCCTCAGACTTGATCTTCTCAAAGTGGTGCCTGACCTCATCCCTCCACTCGGCctaaaaacaaaccacaaaaaaacccTAGTGAAAACACTAAACCTCTGTGACAAGGACCTTTTTCCAAAAAGAACAACACTTAAATTGCTTGACGATaacacaaatgcattaaaataacattcaGCTCTTCAGAAACATTACAGACAAAATCCATTTGGGCGAGTAATGACAATCAATACTCGGGGAGCAAAAATGAACATGAACTGACATGGCACGAACACACCATAACACACGCTTGGTGAATCGTGACAACCGTTATTTGATACCTGTCGTAGCGTGGAGGTcaaatatgtgtgtgcgtgggtgtgtTTCTTTCTATGCGTGAGTGATGCTCTTCTTATTAAGCTAATGGACTGAATGTGCACTCTTCAATATCGCCAGGCCCCCTTCTTTGCGCTCTCTCTGCTCCACACCATTAGAGGAATCAATACACTCCAGCAGCGGcaaattcttcttcttgacgtCACGAGAAAAACCCATTATGGCGAAACCGTGGAGGATCGAGATGGGGGCTGGGGGGTACGGGGAGAAATAAAGGATAAGTGGAGAGTGCCTGATGGAGGTTTTGCACCGTGACCTTTAAAGGAAATAGGCCGCTATCCAGTGAATGCGTGTTTTCTCGGCtacccgacacacacacacacacacacacacacacacacacacacacacacacacacacacacacacacacaccctcctTTTGCTATGACACACTCGAGTGGCTTAAAATGAGGGAGGCTGGGCGGGAATTAGCGAGtgtaacgtgacaaacacaaagaaataacAGCAGCGGTGTGTTGGAAGGCTCAAAGGAAGCTCAATCATTAGCAGGCTCCCAGGAGGCCAGAAGGGGGCCCCGCTGTAGCCGCACCAGACTGGAAACAAATGTCACGCCTTTGACAGCCAATTATTAATGGAAGCTCTTCACGGGTTTTCCAGTGGATAAACATTTGGGAAGTCACTTTTAATTGACCCGTTTCTCGTTGGTGGGATTTTGTGTAAACTGGCATGCGTTGGAATCAGcttaaaagcttttttgtgcaaaatggGGAAAACTGAAAAGCACATGGCATTGAAAGCATCGCTGGGAAGGAGACTAAGCAATAATGGAGGGTGTATAGAACAGGGTGAGCtgtaaaaatctatttttgggattaaaaatgcaattccATACCACGCCACATTGAACTCATTTATCAGAATGAGAAATGCCATGAGGGAAATCAAATAAGAGgcttcaaatatatttaaaattaaacatacaattcttgacaaaaacTACAGAAAATGTCACTAtaattttagttttagttactcatcatttatttttaaagctgattttatttcattaacaaaaacctttattttaaatttttagttattatattatatccaTCTAGAACTGGTTTTAAATGTGGCCTTTTCCAGGTGAAGAATTTTACCTGTGATTGGAAGTAGGTTTCTTGCGGGGTAGACAAGATGTCCGCTGAAGCGATGTCCAGATGCAGGAGAATCTGTCGGAACGAAGGTCTATTTCTTGGTTTGCAATTCCTGTTTGGAAACACAAATCAGTCAGCAGTGCGGCAACAGAAATTGTGCGTTTATCTCCAAAGCACAATTTGGGTTATCTGGCTGTCTGCTCACCAGCTTTGCCTCAAGAGCAGTTTGAAGCTGTCGGGACAGCTGTCAGGTACGGGCAGCTGCAGGCTGTTGTTGCCCACTCCCCAGATGATAGCCGAGGAGTCCACGTCTTTATAGGGCACTTCTCCCGTCAGCATCTCCCAAAGCACAACGCCGAAAGacctacgcacacacacacacacaatacatatttatttccAATAAGATTTGACAGGAACAGGTGAAAGGTGGCGTTACCTAAATGTCACGCTTGAAACTTTATGGAAATGTGTCTCGCTTTCCTTGCGACTCTTATCTATGATGGACAGTTTATCTCGCTTGAGCTGCTCAAGCCTTTGGATGTGGAAATGATACATTTTTAGCAATTTGATAAGAAGTGATGAAATATTTCTTTGGTATCGCCCAAGTCATTGTTGTTATTGATGAGTCCCCATGGGAAGGTTGGCAATCTACAGAGCGTCAGTTGTTGGCACCTTCCTTCTGTTGCTATGGTGACAATGTATCCAAGGAGCCGAGACTATCACTCATTTCCAGCATCCAGATGGCATGTTTACATTTGTAACGTCGACATCTCGTAGCTCGCTTGAATAATCAAACGTCTTGTCCAATAAACTGGGTTGCTTGTTGGAGTTAAAGAACTTAAACTTAAGTGTAATCTAAGTGTGTGTTCTTATGTTCAAGTGACCAGTGATCTAGTGATTTACATACATTAAGAGGCACTCTATGAAATGCATAGATGATGTGCTGCCATTCTGCatggaaaagctttttaatcCTGTTTTCACCTCTCGGCTAATGCACTGCTGGCCCCGGGCCAAAGCAGCCGCAGGATTGGAAGGTTATTCCAGCCTCTCCCGAGCACTGCAGCATCTGGCAAATCAATTATTAAATTAGCCAGTGCTCCTTTTTTACGAGGCAGGCAAGAGCAAAGCGGGGAtgaagagggagggagcgaaGGATGAGTAGTGAGAGAGTTGAGGGTTGATCACAGGGCACACCATCAAACATGGCGGGGAGCCTATAGAATTTCTTGTAATGAGATCTCATGATAGATTTTCTCGAAACAAGATCCTTCGCTCTGTACAGTAGTAGCTTCTCGACCAGGGGTTTTGAAATTGGGGTTTGTCAGCATTGTCAGCCAAaataatttgatcattttaatatcaGCAATTAGGGAAATGGACGTCATACAAATAGGTTAACAACGTCCTTACTTTAGCCATcctgaaattattttcttatttagaACAAAAGACGTTTAATTAGAAATAAATCtcaattttgtttaaaaaaacagggtTATTATTTGATGATATagtcttatttaaaaaataattttcagaagaaaaagtgttatttcagaataaaattgcatttttaaattcGCTTGTTCTTCCTTGTATTTTGTGATAACGTTGGTCTCATCATTTAtttagatttgttttgttttttctcaaacaTAGCCAGCTTCTTAATTCCTATGACATTTAGGGGTACATGCAGTATGTGATGAAAATGTTCTCCACTGTATGGGAAACGTTTAAGAACCCCTAATATAACATATAAGACACTATTGAGTGGCACACAATGAATTTAGGTAAGAAAAAAGGCTACATACCAAATATCCACCTTCTCTGAGACGGGCTCGTTCCGTATGACCTCGGGGGCCATCCAGGCCACCGTACCAGCAAAGGACATCTTGGTGCTCTTGTCACTCAGCTCCTTCGACGTGCCGAAATCGGAAATCTTCACCCCATCATCATACGTGATAAGAATACTGAAAGCGAAATCATCATCAACACGTTTTGTCAGCAGTGTCCCGGGTTGTTATTTTCCAGATGGTCCATGGAGCTCACTTTGGCGATTTGAGGTCTCTGTGGATGATCTTGTGCAAGTGAAGGTAGTTCATGCCACCGGCAACACCCATGGCCCAGTCCATAAGGAGCGATGGTGTGATCTTCCTGCCCGCTCTTAGCACCTCGTACAGCTGGCCCTGGGCACAGTACTCCATGAGGATGCAGTAGCATGGAGCCTGGGTGCAGATTCCTCTGTTGGACAGAACAAATATAATCTATAAACCTTTATTTTGAAGactgaaaataattcaaaatatgATATAAAACTGTTTTGGAATCACAGTTTATGGTTTATCATTGGGACTATTAATATAGGCAATAACatttggggtgggggtgagcGTCAAGCCAACCCATGATAACCCAAATCATCAACAATGGTCGACTTACTTGAAAGTGATGATATTTGGATGTTTGAGCTTGCGGAGGTGCTTAATGTCCGTCTCCTTGATATTGCGCACTTTCTTCACCGCCACCTCCTGTCCGTGAAGCTTGCCCAGAAAAACGGCACCCTGGGCTCCGCTGCCCACCCACTGCAGGTCTGATATCTCCTCAAAGGGGACTTCCCACGCCTCTGAAAAAATGGACGAACCTGTGAGCCTCACAGTATTAAATCGTTCTACACATTATTCTTTAATGAGTATTCATTTTGCTGATTAATTTGGACTAAATAGTACGTCAAGTAACTCAAGTCAATGAATTGAAATACAAGTGTGATGCTAAAGTTTGAGAGACGTCAAGCTCAGCACGGCATTTTTCATGACATTGTTTTATAGCgctacagaaaataaatggctGGAAGTATGTATGTTGCACGTTTAAGTACCCAATCAATCCCACCCAAAAAGTCATTTAGTAGCCCGTAATACTACATTACAGTAAGCTAGCAAAACATTTAAGGCGCTATCGTGTTCTTTTGCGGATCCAATTGAACGTAATGAGTGTGAAGTTAGTGCGGGAGCTCCTAATCTCCTGCATGTAATTCTGCCTCAGCCTCCCAAATCCTCCTTAGCACCTTTGTGAGGCTGATGCGAAACAAGGGTGCAGCACTcgggaagggggagggggaagaTTGGAGCGCTTTCATGTTGGATATACAGATGATGGGTAAAAGAGAAGTGAGGGGGACCCCCTTAAGGGTCGGCCGGCGACAGGCTGTTAATGCGGAAAAGATATACAACAAGATTCAGACACATTTGTCATATTAATAAGAACGCTATGAATGATTAATGCTCTCCGTGGCTAATGAGACGTTTAATTAAATgtctttaggttgaaatggTGTGGTAGGGTTCCGCTGGTCTGCTTTGTGtgttaaatggaaaaaaaaatccaggccCAGTGgcttcaaatcaataaagggCAATTTTCCTGCTTTTTCGCTTTGCTTCAGAGGAGTGCTTTGTCGCCATGGAGGCACTTTTCGAtttattgctcttttttttttttttacacctctGCCAAGGAGGCTATTACTTAAAATCACTTAGCTGATTTCCATAGCTATATGCAGACTTTACCACGTTTATTAGATCGGCTGTCATAAAGAGAGCATCCAGAATTACGGAGCTTTAATGTGGACTTTTAGCATTTAGTTACGTGAGCTCCTGACATTGAACCTTTTTGGAGCAGGAAGGAGAGAGAAGTTTCAATAAAGAAGGAAGTTTTACAATGTAATTCGGTTCAAAAAGTGCATTTCATCTAAAGAAATATGAACAATCTTGATTATGTGCTAACGAGGCTCAGTAAATAATCAAGCATAACCTTGAATCAATtcaactttttgttgttgttattcatgaatttaaataaataaatatttggccCAAAAAAAGCTGAGCTTAGTTTTCTTGcacatattttgaaaattcattGATTAATAATTCAATTTTGACATTAGAAATATAATTTGCGTTACGGGTGAATTGATTATTAGAGatgtatagaaaaaaaaatatggcatTAATTTAGGGCAAAGCTAACACTAAAATGAGTTAAGAACTTTACTTATTCAGCTTTAAAATATGATTTGGGTAAAAGAACTTCTACACACTATTTTGATGATTCTATTTCACAGCAGATGAAAATTTGGCTAATTTGACCTTGGCTGAGTGTCACGCTACTTGTATATTTCTTTGCGAGCGAGGGCTGTAAGGTGCAGATGGATTGGGAGCGATAACGGCCAGGGGATAAAGAGGTGAAAAAATGAGACAATGGAggaagtggaggaggaggaggaggagcaatGGATGGTGGTGGGAATCAAATATAAAAGAGGGGAGAGATAAAATATCAGCGAGCAATGAAGACAAGGCTAGATATAAATCTGCCACCCGTGTGAGTTATGTGTAACATGTTAGACTTGGTATTCTGCCACTTTATTGGCTTGCGCCAGGCGCTGCTTATTAAACTGTTTCTATTGGCGCTCGGGTACGCGTGTGCGTGAACGCGCCGCGTGTGCCAGGTTAATAGAGATGAGAGGCAGAAGGGTCAGAGCGTGGCCATGCATAATACATGAGGCAGATTTGGCAGAGGAGTCCCACGGGAGCGCTGCGCGATTGTAGTGGCTGCAGACATAAACAACAGTGCGTCAGAGGGGGCCGGCTTCATTAGAGGGCTGCagtgggatggatggatggatggaaggaaggaCGGAG
Encoded proteins:
- the LOC119122679 gene encoding mitogen-activated protein kinase kinase kinase 12-like — translated: MALIHEPRAPSPSLSGFNTPLSDPPSFRRLDAETPCTPEMDLTPTQCVLRNVLSIDMGGTVEPGGGGGGGDGPTPGPHQTPGDEQQEHFANSVLKLHEHDGGSARTEGEGTEADGSAVRREAANARLQCQSNGGGGGFLEGLFGCLRPVWTMIGKAYSTEHKHDLDEAWEVPFEEISDLQWVGSGAQGAVFLGKLHGQEVAVKKVRNIKETDIKHLRKLKHPNIITFKGICTQAPCYCILMEYCAQGQLYEVLRAGRKITPSLLMDWAMGVAGGMNYLHLHKIIHRDLKSPNILITYDDGVKISDFGTSKELSDKSTKMSFAGTVAWMAPEVIRNEPVSEKVDIWSFGVVLWEMLTGEVPYKDVDSSAIIWGVGNNSLQLPVPDSCPDSFKLLLRQSWNCKPRNRPSFRQILLHLDIASADILSTPQETYFQSQAEWRDEVRHHFEKIKSEGTCLHRLDEELIKRRREELRHALDIREHYERKLERANNLYMELNAIMLQLELKEKELLKREQSLDKKYPGCFKHHSSRQSASSNSMEKLMKKRNVPQKLPSHSKRPDLLKSEVILPKLDSSMTQVTIPTKGSTSPGRSRRGKPRYRKAGKGSSSELAQLKATLSSSLAMISATTSVPSSKQRLDPSAALRGLQHDLLLKKMSSSSPDLISTTLEAEGRRKGQAAPGLDRAGSQSASAGLEDGGPDAGPDVSVEAEEQAETPPRSDTPSEDAASVPIASSPDSPCGRGAAARRPSSTGSPRLPQDGEEKEEGAVITRSPRSQRLTPSALLYRAAVTRSQRRGVSSEEEEGEVDSEVELPRRWRPASMSKCQSLSTFSSENLSVSDGEEGNTTDHSHSGTPDVVSTNTDERLDDKSDDLLSQGSEIPADPAASDGLSEKEAAVRHVRTQLATHELNYDEVLFDDSDCDSAELDHPGVEPSQNW